The following are from one region of the Moritella sp. 24 genome:
- a CDS encoding ABC transporter permease, with protein sequence MSYWHKHSLRLLKHELKRGELTIILLAIVLAVSAVFALSGFSSRVKQALTAESSTFIAADRVLDTGSVIDPAVLAKASSFKLVQAQQIQMSSMVFTDEQMALAALSAVSPEYPLRGELLVSPTLDVSQAVAANSPKSGEAWLEAKGLRQLGIKVGSSIEVGVMRFKVTGVITQIPDASFSVFSSGPVVFINTLDAQKTELIQPGSRLSYKYLFAGDSDNIAAFEQWFKPQISDNQRWYDIKSQNSPLARALTKADKYLSLASMLGIVLASVAVAVASRRYSQRHQPVVAVFKAMGASKRYVAKLYCLHWSLLSVLSISLGLIVGYLILNLGLYAMRDYLDTSNTGNMAYPFIVAVVTGIICAFAFAITPLKELVHTSPMTLLRGRDNGKDASLLSRLVSPLPALIAIFTLLYLFSQDAVLSASLLIGGVLVAMVLLVIGRLFMLAGRSAGSKAGKSWHLALANLKRRANENAVQLISFTIAIQLLLIIVVMKNGLIDDWQQQLPDNSANRFLVNVTASQVEQVNHFVDTLNIESSGLFPVVRGRLTKINNDQVTKRVSKEETKSADNGRRGVGRELNMTWRDALPYENSLLAGDWWQPDDTRALVSIESTLAEKLDVTVGDNLTFQLGSEEVEVIVSSVRKVNWQTLQPNFYMIFNQHVLADFPATYISSLYVPDDATEALQDFLTQYPTITLIDVDAIITQLRSVIGQVSIAIEFILVLVVLAGSLVLVAQVQASMEERERELAILRTLGASGRLLRNSVLFEFVALGALAGLMASIAMELGVYILQSRIFDMPGAFHFQYWLLGIGAGASFVGLIGLLSCWRLLNMSSVTLIRRTM encoded by the coding sequence ATGAGTTATTGGCATAAGCATTCACTGCGCCTGTTAAAGCATGAATTAAAGCGCGGTGAGCTGACCATTATCTTGCTGGCGATTGTCTTAGCTGTGTCGGCAGTATTTGCGTTATCAGGGTTTTCGAGTCGAGTGAAACAAGCACTAACCGCGGAGAGCAGTACCTTTATTGCCGCGGATAGGGTGCTGGATACCGGCAGCGTGATTGATCCTGCCGTGTTAGCCAAAGCAAGCAGTTTTAAGTTAGTACAAGCGCAACAAATACAAATGTCATCCATGGTCTTTACCGATGAACAGATGGCGTTAGCGGCACTATCTGCGGTATCGCCTGAATATCCACTACGTGGTGAATTATTGGTGAGTCCGACACTTGATGTGTCACAAGCTGTTGCGGCTAACTCACCAAAATCCGGTGAAGCCTGGTTAGAAGCAAAGGGACTCAGACAGCTCGGCATTAAAGTGGGCAGCAGTATTGAAGTGGGTGTTATGCGCTTTAAAGTGACAGGCGTTATTACGCAAATCCCTGATGCTTCGTTTAGTGTGTTTAGCTCTGGGCCTGTCGTGTTTATTAATACTCTCGATGCGCAGAAAACAGAGTTAATCCAGCCGGGTAGTCGATTAAGTTATAAATACCTGTTCGCAGGAGATAGCGACAATATTGCCGCATTTGAGCAATGGTTTAAACCGCAAATAAGTGATAACCAACGTTGGTATGACATTAAATCACAAAACTCACCGCTTGCTAGAGCGCTAACCAAAGCAGACAAGTACCTGTCGTTGGCGAGTATGTTGGGGATCGTGTTAGCGTCTGTTGCTGTTGCGGTGGCCAGTCGTCGTTATAGTCAACGTCATCAACCTGTTGTGGCTGTATTTAAAGCCATGGGTGCATCAAAGCGTTATGTCGCTAAACTGTATTGCTTACACTGGTCATTGCTCAGTGTATTAAGCATTAGTTTGGGGCTGATTGTGGGTTACCTGATATTGAACCTTGGTTTGTATGCCATGCGTGATTATCTTGATACATCGAACACTGGCAATATGGCTTATCCTTTCATTGTCGCTGTTGTCACTGGGATCATTTGTGCTTTTGCCTTTGCAATTACCCCATTAAAAGAGTTAGTACATACTTCGCCAATGACGCTGTTGCGTGGTCGTGATAATGGTAAAGATGCAAGCTTGTTATCACGTTTAGTCAGCCCATTACCTGCCTTGATTGCGATTTTTACACTATTGTATTTGTTCAGCCAAGACGCAGTGCTTAGTGCCTCACTACTTATCGGTGGTGTGCTGGTGGCAATGGTGTTGTTAGTTATTGGTCGCTTATTTATGTTAGCGGGGCGATCGGCGGGCAGTAAAGCGGGTAAGTCTTGGCATCTTGCCTTAGCGAACTTAAAGCGTCGCGCCAATGAAAATGCGGTGCAATTGATTAGCTTTACTATTGCGATCCAACTGCTGCTTATTATCGTGGTGATGAAAAATGGACTGATTGATGATTGGCAGCAACAGTTACCGGATAACAGTGCGAACCGTTTTTTAGTGAACGTGACGGCAAGTCAAGTTGAGCAGGTAAATCACTTTGTTGATACGCTCAATATTGAATCAAGCGGATTGTTTCCTGTGGTGCGCGGTCGTTTAACCAAAATTAATAATGACCAAGTGACCAAACGTGTAAGTAAGGAAGAAACCAAGTCCGCGGATAATGGCCGACGTGGTGTAGGGCGTGAGTTAAACATGACGTGGCGCGATGCATTGCCATATGAAAATAGTCTGCTTGCTGGCGATTGGTGGCAACCAGATGATACTAGGGCCTTGGTATCGATTGAGTCAACATTGGCAGAGAAGTTAGACGTTACTGTGGGTGACAACTTAACATTCCAGCTAGGCAGTGAGGAAGTCGAGGTTATTGTGAGCAGTGTGCGTAAGGTAAACTGGCAGACGCTACAGCCTAACTTTTACATGATCTTCAACCAGCATGTATTAGCTGATTTTCCTGCGACTTATATTTCGTCTTTGTACGTACCAGATGATGCCACGGAAGCATTGCAGGACTTTCTAACGCAGTATCCCACCATCACGCTCATCGATGTTGATGCGATTATTACTCAGCTTAGAAGTGTCATTGGCCAAGTATCTATCGCTATTGAGTTCATTCTAGTGCTGGTGGTACTTGCTGGTAGTTTGGTATTAGTCGCGCAAGTACAAGCCAGCATGGAAGAACGTGAGCGTGAATTAGCGATATTACGTACGCTTGGCGCGAGTGGACGCTTACTTCGTAATAGTGTGTTATTCGAATTTGTGGCTTTGGGTGCCCTTGCTGGATTAATGGCAAGCATCGCGATGGAGCTTGGTGTGTATATTTTACAAAGTCGGATCTTTGATATGCCGGGGGCGTTCCATTTCCAATATTGGTTGTTAGGCATTGGTGCAGGTGCGAGCTTTGTAGGGCTAATTGGCTTGCTGAGTTGTTGGCGTTTGCTGAATATGTCGAGCGTTACGTTAATACGACGCACCATGTAA
- a CDS encoding VOC family protein yields MPGRLHHVSLTCASLTASLAFYRQFGFAIEQQYQDEACSIVLLHNQNTRIELFVFSDDVTPQDHETLIYLKAIGIRHLAIEVSNLTTMHDLLSPTTTVTSIKQARLGSFNYFFCYDPDGNQIEVLETNKR; encoded by the coding sequence ATGCCTGGACGCCTACATCATGTCTCACTAACATGCGCTTCGCTAACAGCCAGCCTTGCATTTTATCGCCAGTTTGGTTTTGCTATTGAACAGCAATATCAAGACGAGGCTTGCTCGATTGTATTACTCCACAACCAGAATACACGTATTGAACTGTTCGTTTTTTCTGACGATGTCACCCCACAAGATCATGAAACATTAATCTACCTTAAAGCCATTGGTATTCGTCATTTAGCCATTGAAGTCAGTAATCTAACAACAATGCATGACCTATTATCGCCAACCACAACCGTCACCTCTATTAAACAAGCGCGATTAGGTTCGTTTAATTATTTTTTCTGTTATGACCCCGACGGCAATCAAATTGAAGTACTTGAAACGAACAAACGTTAA
- a CDS encoding DNA polymerase II: MSATYLGFLLSRHSRDRNGNNELSYWLASEMGAVKLIPTTQPLVMFIPQDQLTTALACLSELNPRFTFKDLKLRSFDLELMSAFYFRTSHDYHRAQELLRRKLVTVLEADIRPPERYLMERFVKGAVEFTGTPVQRKGYVEFQQAQLKPAELPDNLVDKIKQISLDIECSEHGELYSIGLYSLSPAYCPDGQPFKRVYMIGEAPEADTEQDVKHAPLIHWVADEKSLLLALQAFVISYDPDIFIGWNVINFDFRLLAVRATFHNIKLALGRGGQNLHWRDGRTPQQPGFLTLHGRVVVDGIDSLKTATYSFPSFSLENVAQEILGVGKDTDDVDNRMDQINHDFHFNKPKLAKYNLQDCVLVWDIFVKTRLLDFLLLRSQLTGLELDRNGGSVLAFTNVYLPKLHRAGYIAPNLRESGVTASPGGYVMDSFPGLYDHVIVLDFKSLYPSIIRTFKIDPVGLLEGVQNPTEAIPGFRGGLFDREKHYLPEVISGLWAQRDQAKIDKDAARSQAIKILMNSFYGVLGSGGCRFYDTRLASSITMRGQEIMQTTAGWIEAKGYKVIYGDTDSTFVLLDRSKFTEGDRGEQADRMGAELSEYINQQWQRHLREDYDIDCFLDIEYEVHYHKFLMPTIRGLDKGSKKRYAGLVNTKDGEKLIFKGLETVRTDWTDLAKMFQMELYHRVFHDLEVKDYVLEIVEKTLAGEFNDKLVYRKRLRQELSAYVKNVPPHVKAARAADEKNRQLGQPLRYQHKAWISYVLTLSGPEAVEHQHSVLDFEHYIEKQLKPIADGILPFIGLSFDLITDQQMGLF; encoded by the coding sequence TTGTCTGCTACATATCTGGGTTTTTTATTATCGCGCCATAGTCGTGACCGTAATGGTAACAACGAATTAAGTTACTGGTTAGCATCTGAAATGGGTGCGGTTAAACTGATCCCAACAACCCAGCCGCTTGTCATGTTTATTCCTCAAGATCAATTGACGACTGCATTAGCTTGCTTAAGTGAACTAAATCCGCGCTTTACGTTTAAAGATCTGAAACTGCGTAGCTTTGATTTAGAACTGATGAGTGCGTTTTATTTTCGTACTTCCCATGACTATCACCGCGCGCAAGAGTTATTAAGACGCAAACTCGTGACGGTATTAGAAGCAGATATTCGCCCGCCAGAGCGCTACTTAATGGAGCGTTTTGTGAAAGGGGCAGTGGAGTTCACGGGCACACCTGTACAACGAAAAGGCTATGTTGAGTTTCAACAGGCGCAGCTTAAACCTGCTGAGCTGCCAGATAACTTAGTCGACAAAATTAAACAAATTTCATTAGATATCGAATGTTCAGAACACGGTGAGCTTTACTCTATCGGTTTGTATTCATTAAGTCCCGCATACTGCCCTGATGGTCAACCCTTTAAACGGGTATACATGATTGGTGAAGCACCAGAAGCTGACACAGAACAAGACGTTAAACATGCTCCCTTGATTCATTGGGTAGCAGACGAAAAAAGCCTGTTATTGGCGCTACAAGCATTTGTGATCAGTTACGACCCCGATATCTTTATTGGTTGGAATGTCATTAACTTTGATTTTCGTTTATTGGCTGTGCGTGCCACATTCCATAATATAAAATTAGCGTTGGGTCGTGGTGGTCAAAACCTACATTGGCGTGATGGTCGCACACCGCAACAGCCCGGTTTTCTTACTTTACATGGCCGTGTGGTTGTTGATGGCATTGATAGTCTAAAAACGGCAACCTATAGCTTCCCCAGTTTCAGTTTAGAAAACGTAGCGCAAGAAATTCTAGGTGTAGGTAAAGATACTGATGATGTTGATAACCGTATGGATCAAATTAATCATGATTTTCACTTCAACAAGCCAAAACTAGCGAAGTACAATCTGCAAGATTGCGTATTAGTATGGGATATTTTTGTTAAGACCCGTTTGCTGGATTTCTTGTTATTACGTTCACAACTAACAGGATTAGAATTAGATCGTAACGGTGGTTCGGTACTGGCATTTACCAATGTGTATTTACCTAAGTTACATCGTGCGGGTTATATAGCTCCCAACCTACGTGAGAGTGGAGTAACGGCGAGTCCCGGTGGCTATGTAATGGACTCATTTCCGGGCTTGTATGATCATGTGATCGTGCTAGATTTTAAAAGCCTATATCCGTCGATCATCCGCACCTTTAAAATTGATCCCGTAGGACTGTTAGAAGGTGTGCAAAATCCCACTGAAGCAATACCGGGTTTCCGTGGCGGTTTGTTTGATCGTGAAAAGCATTATTTACCTGAAGTGATCTCAGGGTTATGGGCGCAGCGTGATCAAGCTAAAATAGATAAGGATGCCGCGCGTTCTCAAGCAATTAAGATCTTAATGAACTCGTTTTATGGGGTGTTAGGATCGGGCGGTTGCCGTTTTTATGATACCCGTTTAGCGTCGTCGATCACTATGCGTGGTCAAGAGATCATGCAGACGACCGCAGGCTGGATCGAAGCCAAAGGTTACAAGGTTATTTACGGTGATACCGACTCCACATTTGTGTTGCTTGATCGCTCAAAGTTCACAGAGGGAGATCGTGGCGAACAAGCGGATCGTATGGGCGCTGAGTTGTCGGAATATATCAATCAGCAGTGGCAACGACACTTGCGTGAAGATTACGACATTGATTGCTTCTTAGATATTGAATATGAAGTGCATTATCACAAATTCTTAATGCCGACGATTCGCGGATTAGATAAAGGCAGTAAAAAACGCTATGCCGGTTTGGTGAATACCAAAGACGGTGAAAAGCTGATTTTCAAAGGATTAGAAACGGTACGTACTGATTGGACTGATTTAGCCAAAATGTTCCAGATGGAGCTATACCATCGGGTATTCCATGATTTGGAAGTGAAAGATTACGTGCTTGAGATTGTCGAGAAAACCTTAGCGGGTGAGTTTAACGACAAGTTAGTTTATCGTAAGCGTTTACGCCAAGAGTTGTCTGCTTATGTGAAGAATGTACCGCCACATGTCAAAGCAGCGCGCGCTGCGGATGAGAAGAATCGCCAGTTAGGTCAACCACTACGTTATCAACACAAAGCATGGATCAGTTATGTATTGACACTCAGTGGACCTGAAGCGGTGGAGCATCAACATTCGGTATTGGATTTTGAGCACTATATTGAAAAACAGTTAAAACCCATTGCCGATGGTATCTTACCTTTTATTGGGCTGAGTTTTGATTTGATAACCGATCAGCAAATGGGATTGTTTTAA
- a CDS encoding MFS transporter, producing the protein MIRLTWKQKIGAVTGNALEFYDIAVFASISGFISVLFTHQGIEHAEYVVWGIFALRFLVRPLGGLVIGHYAKNHGVRAALILTNFMIGLATLSMAFMPVEALGQYIVVVFLLLQIVQAFSFGGEYPTLISYLHQGTDKVDKSKTSSLIVASSIVGVVVSLVVVYALKEILTVEEMNDYGWRLPLLVGVLNTLMSLYFRLSLPSLPSIKTVKMPMKRSTLTLRIFMVTIIGAVIFYTQNFASKMIGAELTIENLPLINSLLLLFTLALTGWLTDKYSSATQAFRLASIALVFCSIPLFLMLSSGNPIYMALSIIFFTLISGFLLGNLAAVLWQESEGDIISLGFGYNIALSLFGGATPLIVGLLIPEGFTFVGLYVALAAVPALVILSRPNTRINTKIRYAR; encoded by the coding sequence ATGATCAGACTCACATGGAAACAAAAGATAGGGGCTGTCACCGGGAATGCCTTAGAGTTTTATGATATTGCAGTTTTTGCTTCAATATCAGGTTTCATCTCCGTCTTATTTACCCACCAAGGTATTGAGCACGCAGAATATGTTGTGTGGGGTATATTCGCATTACGCTTTTTAGTTCGCCCACTCGGAGGCTTGGTTATTGGTCACTATGCTAAAAACCATGGTGTACGAGCAGCGTTAATATTAACTAATTTCATGATTGGCCTTGCAACATTAAGCATGGCCTTTATGCCTGTCGAAGCACTTGGCCAATATATTGTCGTGGTGTTTTTATTACTACAAATCGTGCAAGCATTCAGTTTTGGCGGTGAATATCCAACACTTATCTCTTATTTACACCAAGGGACTGACAAAGTAGATAAATCAAAAACCAGTAGCCTGATTGTTGCGAGCTCAATCGTTGGCGTAGTCGTCTCACTCGTTGTGGTTTACGCCCTTAAAGAAATACTAACCGTCGAAGAAATGAATGATTATGGCTGGCGATTGCCGCTATTAGTAGGTGTATTAAATACCCTCATGAGTCTGTACTTCCGTTTATCACTGCCATCGTTGCCCTCGATTAAAACAGTTAAGATGCCAATGAAACGTTCGACGTTAACCTTACGTATTTTCATGGTCACTATCATCGGTGCTGTCATTTTCTATACCCAAAATTTCGCCAGTAAAATGATAGGTGCAGAGCTCACGATTGAAAACCTGCCGTTAATTAATTCATTGTTATTACTATTTACACTCGCGTTAACAGGGTGGTTAACAGATAAATATAGCTCTGCCACCCAAGCATTCCGGTTAGCCAGCATTGCATTAGTTTTCTGTTCTATTCCCCTATTCCTGATGCTATCAAGTGGTAACCCAATTTACATGGCGCTATCGATTATCTTCTTTACCCTTATTTCAGGCTTTTTATTAGGTAACTTAGCGGCTGTACTATGGCAGGAATCAGAAGGGGATATTATTTCTCTTGGTTTTGGTTATAACATTGCGTTGTCATTATTTGGAGGAGCAACACCGCTCATCGTGGGGTTACTCATTCCAGAAGGGTTTACGTTTGTAGGTCTGTACGTGGCATTAGCAGCGGTTCCCGCATTAGTGATACTTTCACGCCCAAATACCCGTATAAACACTAAAATACGTTACGCACGATAA
- a CDS encoding arylesterase, protein MFKNAFKVLLLMVILFPAAHATANHKILLLGDSLSASYGMTQKEGWVTLLNQQLSKQNAPYNIINASISGETTAGGLSRLPGILAKQSIDALIIELGGNDGLRGFPPKLIKSNLTQMVDLAHAKNIPVYVMNIRIPPNYGPRYSKMFTDVFTQVGNEKDIQVLPFFMEQIAIDPSLMQNDGIHPNRIAQPKIADIMSKQLATIYAHQN, encoded by the coding sequence ATGTTTAAAAATGCCTTTAAAGTATTGTTATTGATGGTTATCTTGTTTCCTGCAGCGCATGCGACAGCGAACCATAAAATTTTGTTATTGGGTGATAGTCTAAGTGCCAGTTATGGTATGACACAAAAAGAAGGCTGGGTAACCCTGCTTAACCAACAGTTATCAAAGCAAAATGCGCCGTATAACATCATTAATGCCAGCATCAGTGGTGAAACAACCGCAGGTGGACTTTCTCGCTTACCAGGTATTCTAGCTAAGCAATCCATTGATGCACTAATCATTGAGCTGGGTGGTAATGACGGTTTACGTGGTTTCCCACCTAAATTAATCAAAAGTAATCTAACGCAAATGGTTGATTTAGCACACGCAAAGAATATTCCTGTCTACGTGATGAATATTCGTATTCCACCTAATTATGGTCCACGCTACAGCAAAATGTTCACCGATGTATTTACCCAAGTCGGCAACGAAAAAGACATTCAAGTATTGCCATTTTTCATGGAACAGATCGCGATAGATCCAAGCCTAATGCAAAATGACGGCATCCACCCTAACCGTATCGCACAACCTAAGATTGCCGATATCATGTCGAAGCAATTAGCCACTATTTATGCGCATCAGAACTAA
- a CDS encoding ABC transporter ATP-binding protein: protein MKLDSDIILKVSALTKSVKTDAKTLDILHPMDLAVNTGDSLAIVGASGSGKSTLLSIIAGLDLPSSGEVFLKNQPLHQFNEEQRSAVRAKHVGFIFQQFLLINSLTALENIMLPAELAGMDNAEELARELLAKVDLTDRAEHYPSQLSGGEQQRVAIARAFISKPDILFADEPTGNLDTKTGLHIADLLFEINQQVGTTLILVTHDPKLAARCQRQVIMESGQLSEAV, encoded by the coding sequence ATGAAACTAGATTCCGATATAATATTAAAAGTAAGTGCCTTAACTAAATCAGTTAAAACAGATGCTAAGACCCTCGATATTTTACATCCGATGGATTTAGCCGTTAACACAGGTGATTCATTAGCGATTGTTGGCGCGTCTGGTTCAGGTAAGTCTACCCTATTGTCTATTATCGCGGGATTAGATTTACCGTCGAGTGGTGAAGTTTTTCTTAAAAATCAGCCATTGCACCAATTTAATGAAGAACAGCGTAGTGCTGTGCGTGCGAAACATGTCGGTTTTATTTTCCAGCAATTCTTACTTATCAATAGTTTAACCGCGTTGGAAAATATCATGTTACCTGCAGAGCTAGCGGGTATGGATAACGCTGAAGAATTAGCCCGTGAGTTATTAGCTAAAGTTGATTTAACCGATAGGGCGGAGCATTATCCGTCACAGCTTTCTGGTGGTGAACAGCAACGTGTAGCTATTGCCCGTGCGTTTATTTCGAAACCGGATATTTTATTTGCCGATGAGCCAACAGGCAACTTAGATACCAAAACGGGCTTACACATTGCTGACTTATTGTTTGAAATAAATCAACAAGTGGGTACGACACTGATTTTAGTGACACATGATCCGAAGTTAGCTGCACGTTGTCAGCGTCAGGTGATCATGGAAAGCGGTCAGCTAAGTGAGGCTGTATGA